Genomic segment of Archangium lipolyticum:
CTGCGAGCCGCCATCGCGGAGGGGCTGCTGTACCGCGACGCCTCCGGGCGTTGGCGGTTGGACGAGCGGGCCCCTGGCTCGCTCGAGGCGCTCGCGCTCCCCGAGTCCATCGCGGAGATCATCAACCGGCGCCTGGGCGGTCTGGATGCCCGGGCCCGTGTCATGGTGGAGCTGGCCGCCGTGCTCGGGCGCGAGCTCGACGCCGAGTTGTTGCTGAGCACCGTTCCGCTGAGTGAGCCGGCGGGCCTGGAGGCCCTGGAGACGCTGCGGGTGCGGCAGGTTCTCGAGCACGTGGGGGGAGGCCGGCTTCGCTTCATCCACGACAAGCTGCGCGAGCTCACCTACGCGAGCCTGCCCCCCGAGCGGCGCCGCCAGCTCCACCATCGGTCCGCCGAGGCTCTCGAGCAGCGCCACGCCCGGGAACAGGACTTCGCGCTGTTGTTCCCCAGCCTGGCCCACCACTGGGCGAAGGCCGAGGTGCACGAGCGGGCGAGCCGCTACTTCCGTCTGGCCGGCGATCGCGCCCGGGCCACCTATGCCAATGGCCAGGCGATCTCCTTCTACCAATCGGCCTTGTCCGAGGCGGAGCTGCTCCAGGGCCCGGACGAGGACTTCCGCTACCTCCACGAGAGTCTGGGAGACATGCTGGCCCTCAGTGGACGGCAGGAGGAAGCGCGCGCCGCGTATGGCGAGGCCCTGGCCCGGCTCTCCCCGGACCAGAAGCGCGAGCGCGCTGGCCTCTACCGCAAGGTGGGCAAGACCTGGGAGACGCACCACCAGCACGAGGCCGCGCTGCGCGCCTGCGACGAGGCCGAGGCCGCGCTGGGCCTGCCCCCTTCGGAGCCCGGTGAGGCTGGAGCGGAGGAGGCCGCGTCCGGCTGGTGGCACGAGTGGGTGCAGATCCAAGTGGAGCGCATCTGGGTCTACTACTGGATGGGAGGGGTCGAGGAGATGGGTGCGCTCATCGACAAGGTCCGCCTTCCCGTGGAAGCACGAGGCACGTCCGCGCAACGCGCGCGCTTCTTCCAGGCCATCCTCCTGTGGGCCTTCCGGCGTGAGAACTACGTCCTTTCCGCCGGGACGGTGCACACCGCCCGGCAGGCGGTGGAGGCCAGCGAACAAGCCGGGGACCTTTCCGAGCGGGCGACGTGCCGCTTCTTCCTCGCCTTCGCCCTGTTGTTCCACGGGGACCTGGAGGAGTCGGAGCGGCAGGGCCTGGAGGGGTTGCGGCTGGCGGAGCGGGTGGGGGACCTGACGTTGCAGTCACGCCTGCTGACGTACCTGCTGCAGGTGTACCGGCGGCGGGGTCTGGTGTCCGAGGCGCGCGTCTGGCTCGAGCGGAGCCTGCGGGTCGCGACCGAGGCGCGCATGGACGACTACGTGGGCGCGGCCCTGGCCACCCGGGCCTGGGTGGCTTGGAGGGAGCAGCGCCTGGAGGATGCCGAGCGGGACGCGCGGGACGCGGTGGAGCGCTGGCGGAAGCTCGCGGCGCGTTACTCGCACTTTGGCGGGCAATGGCAGGCGTTGCTGCTGCTGCTGGCGCTGGAGTCGCGGCGCGGTGAGGTGGAGGAGGCGGTGGAGCGCGCGCGCATGATGCTGGACCCGACGCAGATTCCCCTGCCCGAGCCACTGGCCGGTGCACTGAGGGCAGCGCTCGAGGCGTGGGGTCAGGGCCAGCGGCAGGCGGCGCTCGAGCACCTGCGGCGTGCGGTCGGGATCGCCGGGGAGTTGCGGTTCCTATGAACACCGGAGGGAGGTATCTCGGATATGTCGAATGGCGTTCCCAGTGAGTTGCAGGTCTCACGCTTCCTCATCCTGCGCACCTTCAGAACGGTCAAGCCGGAGAAGATGGCGGTCTTCATGAACGCCATCACCTGGCAGGCGGCATGGCTTCGGCACCACTTCAAATGGGTCCGGGTGTTGGTGGGCTATGCCTTGACGGATATTCCCGAGCGCGTCCTGGAAATCTATGGCATCCCGACGAACGATCTCGAACGCGCGCAGAGGATCCTGGAGAAGCTGCGCGCGCAAGACGAGTATCAGGAACTGAAGGCGTGTTGCGATGAGGGGCGAGAGGGGGACGAGGTGGACGGGGTGTTGCTCCCCGCGATGCAATACAAGACCTTCCTGAAAGACTTCATGGAGGAGCACATGAAGCAGCTCGGCCTCGAGAACAGTCGAAGGCAGCTCCAGAGGGAGCGTGAGGCGAACAGGATGCAGCTCGCCCGGTTCGACAAGCTTCAAGCCGATCTCGACAACACCCGGAAGAGGCTGGCCGGGGCTCGAGATAGACTCTCGGGTCCTCAAGGGACGAGTGCCGTCGCTGATGCGGACGCGAGCAGCGCGGCACGCCAGGAGGTCTCGCGTCTCGAGAAGGAGGTCCGTTCTTTCGAGGAGCTCATCGCCAGCCTGCCCACCCGCTCCATCCTGAACGACAGGGAGAAGACCTTCCTAAGGAGGTTGAGCGACGTGGAAAAGGATTTGAAAAAGTCCAAGGAGGATCTCAATCGCCAGTTGGATGCCATTCGCGTCCCGGACTACTTCCTGAACGTCACCATCAAGTTGAGCCACGACGCGCTGCCGGCGTACATCCAGGAAATGACGATGCTGCTCGAGGAGTTCGCCTGGGACTTCATGGCAGCCGGCGAAAAGCTCCCGCTACCCGCGGACGTGGTGGCTCGGGTCCCCACCGGACACGAGATCATGCACATCTGGAGGTTCGGGGATGCCAATGACCTCTACAGGCAGATGGTGGGGCTGCGGGAGAGCAGGCGCTACTCCGCCGTCAGGCGGCTCCTCACCGACACCGAGAGACAGATGCTGATGTGTGATTGGGAGGCGATTTCGAAGCCAAAGGCGAAGAAGAAGAAGAAGAACCCCGTTCCTTCACGGTGAAGGCAAGGAGGCGTGATGGAAAACCAGCCCGATGTGACAGGAAACCCGCAGCTACCCGAAGAAGACGACGAGGAGCTCCTGCGCCCCCGCCCGCCAGGCATGGATGACCTGGTGATCCTCGGCAGGGATGACAGGTTCTATTGGCTCCAGAAAAGTGAATATCAGAACAAGAGCCATGAGATCGACACCTCCATGATTGGCCAGGCCATGCACCTGGTGGAGCAGGGAGTGATCCTGGCGGATGTTCCCGTGGGCAGCATTCCAGGGGTTGGGGCCCAGTGCTTCCTGGTGAACCTGGGGGGCATCCGGCGTCCACCGCCGAGGCCCGGAAAGCCCATCCAGCACAAGCCAGCGGAGGGCCCGCAGCCCATCGATCCCAATGATGACTGCCTCAAGGTCCCCGCGCCTGGGATCGATGATCTGGTGATCCGCGATCGGGACGGGGCTCTCTTCTATTGGGTCAAGAAGTGCGAGTACCAGAACGAGGGGCACGAGCTCGAACGGTTCGATCCCATCCTGGAGGAACAGGTCAGGCTCCTGACGAACCAGGGCGTGGTGCTCGCGGATGTCCCCGCGCACAGCTTCCCTGGCGTCGATGACATGGGCTGCCTGGTGAACCTGAAAGGCATCCATCGGCCCGAGCTCAAGCTGGAAGAGGAGGAGGAGGAGGGTTGACTCACCAGGCAGGGCGGACGCGCACCCGCATGAAGCCATCCCACCAATAGGTGGAGAGCACCTCGATGACCGTGCCCGCAGGGAGTGACTCTCATGTGCGGATGCTCCTCACGAGGCCCCGCGGGGCTCATCCCCACGCTTCTCGTCGCGAGAAGCTGGAGAGCCCCCCTGGCGCCGCCAAGAACGCGGGCTCGGGGTGGGGCCGCGATGGCGAAAAGTCTGACAATCCTGTCAGGGTCTCGTGCTCACCGAGGCATCAGAGGCGTGAGCTCTCAGGGGGTTCGAGGGCTGGCCTGGCGTTTGCTTCGCCCGGGCGCCATGCGACACCTCATCATGGGCATCTTGGCGGCGGTCATCTTCTCGGGCTGTGGAGAGTCCAAGGACGCCGTGCAGGATCGGATGGAGTCCTTCGCGGACGAGCAGGAGGGCAGGGAGCGCGTCATCGAGCTGCGTGAAACGGATCCGGCCCGAGGGCTCGTCATCCACTGCCCCCTCCATGTGGTCTGTGACGAGAACGACAGCTACCGCCTGTACAAGCACGACGCGAGCGGCATCCACCTGTCGCTCAGCTTCGATCCCATCGTCGTGAAGGACATGACGCTGGATTCCTTGCGCGAGCACCTCGAACACGTGAGCTACGAGCTGAGGGCGGTGGAGGGTCTCGAGGCCGCCGGCTGGCGGATCGGCACGCGCAGCGTGGTGCACCGGGCGGGGCAGCCGGACTTCCAGGTGCAGCTCACGGGCCTCCAGGATGGACGGCTGCGGGGGGAGATCCGCACGGCCATCGTGAATCTCGTCGGCCGTCAGACGGCGGACGAGGCTTGTGAGCATCCTCCGCAGGATGCCCCGCTTCCGGATCATTGTTACGCCAGCGCCAGGACGAACATCCCGCTGCGCATCGTGTTCGACCTCCCCATCCAGGAGGGAGTGCTCGACTGCCGCGGCGGCCAGACGCCGGGGTGCGGCTGACGGGGGCGCACCTGTCCGGAGCGAGCCGGTCGTCCGCTCCGTGGCCAGGGATGGGTGGGGGGTCCCCTCGGAATGGCGGAAGGTGTCCGGGTCCGAGGCATGATGGGCCCGGACGCGCGGGAGGTGACGCATGGCGCAGGTGCTGGTGGTGGACGACGAGGTGAAGCTCGGCAAGCTCGTGGCGGAGGCGCTGGAGCTGGACGGCCACGCGGTGACGCGGGTGACGGGCGGACGCGGGGCGCTGGTGGAGCTGGCGCGCGGCGGCTTCGACGTGGTGCTGACGGACCTGCGGATGCCGGAGGTGGACGGGCTGGAGGTGCTGAAGGCGGCGCAGGCGCTGCCCACGCCGCCCTCGGTGGTGATGATGACCGCGTACGGGAGCGCCGAGAACGCGGTGGCGGCGATGAAGGCCGGGGCGGCGGACTACCTCACCAAGCCCTTCGCGATGGACGAGGTGCGGCTGCGGGTGAGGCGGCTGGCCGAGCAGCGCGCGGCGGAGACGAAGAGCGAGCGGCTGGTGCGGCGGCTCACGCCGGACCTGGTGGCGGAGAGCCCCCGGATGAAGCAGGCGCTGGGGGCGGCGCGTCAGGTGGCGGCGAGCGACGCGAGCGTGGTGCTGCTGGGGGAGAGCGGGACGGGGAAGAGCCAGCTGGCGAGGCTCATCCACTATTCGAGCAAGCGCGCGGCGGGGCCGCTGGTGGAGGTGCACTGCGCGGCGCTGCCGGAGACGCTGCTGGAGGGGGAGCTGTTCGGCCACGAGAAGGGGGCGTTCACGGGAGCGACGGAGCGCAAGGCGGGGCACCTGGCGGCGGCGGACGGGGGGACGCTGTTCCTGGACGAGATTGGCGAGGTGACACCGGCCACGCAGGTGAAGCTGTTGCGCTTCCTGCAGGAGCGCGAGTTCGTTCCATTGGGCAGCACGCAGGCGCGCAAGGTGGACGTGCGCGTGGTGGCGGCGACGAACAGGGATCTGGTGGCGGCGGTGCGGGAGGGGAGGTTCCGCGAGGACTTCTACTACCGGCTGAACGTCTTCAGCATCGAGGTGCCGCCGTTGCGCGAGCGCAAGGAGGACATCGTGCCGATGGCGCGGGCCTTCCTGTCGCGCAAAGGGCTGCCGGCGTCGAAGCTGTCGAAGGACGCGGAGGCTCGGCTGACGGGATACGGGTGGCCGGGCAACGTGCGCGAGCTGGAGAACGCGCTGGAGCGCGCGCTCATCCTGTCGGGGGAGGGAGACATCGCGGCGGAGCACGTGGGGGCCGGGGGTCCCTCGCTGTCGAAGGGAGGAGGCAAGGCGGTGCGGGCGGCGGACGTACTGGGCGAGGGCTTCAACCTGGATGCCTTCGAGCGCGAGCTGCTGTACGCGGCGCTGGAGCGGGCCGGGGGGAACAAGACGGCGGCGGCGAAGCTGCTGGGCATCACGCGCAGGCGCCTCTACTCGCGCCTGCAGAGCCTGGGCGAGAAGGTGACGGAGACGGAAGGAGACTGAGTTGTTCTTCACTTCGCTCATGGCCTTCGCGTTCGGGTTCATCGGCTCCATTCCGCTGACCGGTCCGATCGCGGTGTTGGTGTTCTCCCTGGGGGTGCGCAAGCGCTACGGCGTGGCCGTGCGCGTGGGCCTGGGGGCGGCGCTGGCGGAGGCCCTCTATGCCACCGTGGCCTTCTGGGGCTTCACGACCTTCCTCGCGGACAGGCCCGTCATCCTCCCCATCTCGCACGGGGTGAGCGCCGCCGTGCTGGCGCTGCTCGGGGTGTACTTCTTCCGGTGGAAGCCCGAGGCGGAGGAAGAGGTGGCGCCCTCCAGCCGGTGGCACGTCACGGGCTTCCTGCTCGGCTTCACCCTCTCCGCGCTCAACCCCACCCTGCTGGCCACGTGGAGCGCGGCCGTCGCCTTCCTCTACTCGCGGCAGCTCTTCACCTTCTCCGAGGTGCTCGCGCTCCCCTTCGGCGCCGCGGCGGGCGCGGGCGTGGCCTGCTGGGAGCTGCTGTTCGTCTGGCTGCTCCGCCGCTATGAGGACCAACTACCGCGCTCCGCGTTGTCCTGGGTGGTGCGGGCCATGGGGCTGCTGCTCCTGGCGGCGGCTTTTCTCGCCGGGCGAGACCTCGTCCGGGAACTGGCGGGAGCCGCTCGCTGATGAGCGGTCCGGCCCCTTGATTACCCAATCAATATTAGTTAGTTGATGCTAGCTAACTAACGGGTGGGCGGCGCGATGAGACATCTCCGACGGGTTCTGCACGAGAAGACTCTCGCGGGTGCGTTGAGAGGGGAGGTGCACCTGCGAGGCGTGGATGTCGTCATCCTGGTGTCCTGCTCGCTGGCGGCCCTGGCGCTCGCGGGGCCGGCGCGGTGGGCGCCCGGGGCCACGGAGTCCTCGGTGTATTTCCTGGCGCTCGCGCTCGGGCCGCTGGTGCTGCGGACCCTGGAGTCCACCTTCCCCCAGCACCGGATGCTGGCCTTCGTGGCCTCCTTCTGGCTGCTGCCGGTGTTGAGCGTGAGCCACGGGCTGCTCAACCCCCTGGTGGATGCCATCACCCCGGTGCTGCGCGATGCCCAGCTCGCCGCCATGGACCAGCTGCTGCTCGGCGCGCAGGCCTCGGTGCTGCTCGGGCACATGGTGCCTCCGTGGCTCACGGAGATCCTGATGGTCTGCTACTACGGCCACTTCATCTGGCCGGTGGCGCTGGCGGGGGTGCTGTACTTCACCGGGCAGCGGAGCTCCTTCGACGAGTACCTGCTGGCGCTCAGCCTCTTCTTCTCCTTCAACTACTTCAGCTACGCGCTGGTGCCGGCCATCGGCCCGCGCTACTTCCTCTCCCACGCCTTCTCCGAGCCCCTGGTGGGACTGTGGCTGACGCCCTTCCTGGACTCGGTGATGCGCACGCCGCCCTTCGCGCGGGACTGCTTTCCCTCGGGGCACACGGGCGTCACGCTGCTGGTGCTGCTGTATGCCTTCCGCTTCGAGCGGCGCGTCTTCCGCGTGATGCTGCTGCCGGGCCTGGGTCTCATCGCGGCCACCCTGGTGGGACGTTTCCACTACCTGACGGACCTGCTGTGCGCGGTGCCGTTGGTGTTGGTGGTGGTGGGACTCGCGCTGGTGTGGAGCCGGGCGGGCTCGACGTCACAGTCCTCTCCCGAGCCTCGCGCGGGTGTCCGGACGGCGTAGAGTCGGGGCCATGAACCGGCCCCCCCTTCGCTTCTTCTTCGACTACGTCTCGCCGTACGCGTATCTCGCGTGGACACAGCTGCCGGCGCTGGCCGCGCGTCACGGCCGCACCGTGGAGCTGGTGCCGGTGCTGTTCGCGGGGATGCTCAACGCGCTCGGCACGACGGGACCCGCCGAGGTGCCCGCGAAGCGCTTCTACATCTACAAGCACACCCGGCGGATCGCCCACGAGCTCGGCGTGCCCTTCGTCATGCCCGCGAGCCATCCCTTCAATCCATTGCTCGCGCTCCGGGTGACGGCCGCCGTGGGGGACGCGGAGGCCCGGCACCAGCTCGTCTCCGCGCTCTACGCGGCGGTGTGGGCCGGGGGCGGAGGTCTGGTGGAGCCGGAGCGGGTGCGCGCGGTCGTGGCCTCGGTGGGGCTGGATGTGCGGGAGCTGCTCGAGGCGGCACAGTCGCCGGCCGTGAAGGACCAGGTGCGCCGCAACACGGAGGAACTGCTCGCGCTGGGGGGCTTCGGCGTCCCCACCGTCGTGGCCGATGGGGAGCTCTTCTTCGGTGTCGACTCGCTGGGCCACCTGGAGCGGTTCCTGCGCGGAGAGGACCCCATCACCCCCGAGGAGATGGAGCGCCTGCGGAACCTGCCCGTCGCCGCGTCACGCATCTGAGTCCGGGTCGCGCGCCTGCTCGCCCGCTGGGGGGGGCGGAGGGGATGATAACCAGGGCCTATCAGCCAGATGGAAACGTTGTCTTGGCGTTATGAGGCCCTGGCGCACATCCTGATTGCACAGAGGCCGACGTGTGTGGGCCGCTGGTGCATCAGGAGGAAGGCCATGGTCGCGGCACTTGCTGGATTGGGATCGGGAGCGCTTCACGCCATCTCGGGACCGGATCACCTGCTGAGCCTGGCCCCTCTCTCCCTGGGCATCCGCCGGAAGGCCTGGCGCGTGGGGCTGGTGTGGGGGCTGGGGCATGCGCTGGGTACGCTTCTGTGTGTGGCAGCGGTGGCGGTGGTGGCCGCGGCGCTGCGGCTCGACATCCTGGCGACGTGGGGCGAGCGCCTGGCCGGGGCCGCGCTGGTGGTGACGGGGGGAGTGGGCCTGCGCCGTTGGCTGATCCGCCGCACACCGGGCAACGGAGCGGGCGCTTCGGACAAGGGCGCGGCGAGCACCTGGAGCGTGCTCTCCATCGGTCTCATCCACGGCCTGACGGGCGCGGCGGCGGTGCTGCTGCTGCTCCCGGCGGCGGTGTCCGCCTCGCGGATGTGGCAGGCGCTGTACCTCGGTGGCTTCGTGTTCGGCAGCACGCTGGCCATGGCGGCGCTGACGGCGGCCCTGGCGGCCGGCTCGAGCGCCATGCCGAAGCCCGATGCGCTGCTGCGGCATGTGCCGGGAGTGGCCTCGTTCGGTTCGGTGGTGCTCGGGAGCTGGTGGATGCTGGCGTGAGGCGGTCACATCACCCCGAGGAAGGCCGGAGTGGACCGGGTCTCCCTCGGGGTGACGTCTGGCCTTCAGTGTTCGGCCCTCTTCCACGACGAACGGCCTAGTTGTTGACGGTGACGTACAGAGCGTTGCCAGAATTCAGCGGGGCATTGTTGTGGACGTTGATGGGGGTGCTCTCGCAGGGCCCGTTCAGGACCACGGTCTGCCCCGGCGGGACCGTCACCACCCTGTCCCACGCGTACCTCGGGCACCAGACGTGGGCCTGCACATCGACTCCGCTGACGTTGTTGATGAAGATCGGGGTCTGCCAGAACCAGTTGCTGGCGAAGGTCTTCGTCTCCTGCGGGTAGACGAAGTCGGAGGTGGCGAGGGCGTGGACGTCCGGCGCCTCGTCCTGCCCCTGGGCCTCGTCCGGCACCTGGGGCTCGCCCTGCTGCTCCTGCGGAGCCGGCTGCTCGGTCGGCTCGGGCATGCCCTCGCCGCAGGCGCCCAGCAGGGAGGCGAAGGTCAGGAAGGTGAGTGCACGGAAGCAGGACCGCGGCGAGACAATGTCATTCTTCTTCATGAGTCGTTCCTGGGTTGGTGTTGTTGTGATTGCGAGCGCCGAGGACCGCTGTGCGACCTCATCCGGCAATCACATGAAGAAGACGTGGGGCTTCAGGATTGTTACCCACTTTTGTTTTCCGGGAGTGGCTTCCCGCGCCTCGCGCCTACTTCACCTGTTCCAGTCTGCTGTAGCTGGCGGTCAGGTCCCGCTTCAGCGTGGCATTCGTCGGGTCCGCTTCGGACAGCTCCCGGTTCAGCGCGAGCGACTTCTCGTAATGCCCGCGCGCCTCTTCGAGCCGGCCCTGCGCCCGAGCCACCTCTCCCAGTCTGTTGTAGTTGATGACCAGGCCCCGCTTCAGCGTGGCATTCGTCGGGTCCGCTTCGGACAGCTCCCGGCTCAGCTCGAGGTCCTTCGCGTAGTGCCTGCGCGCATCCTCGAGGTGGCCCTGCTCGTGAGCCACCTTCCCCAACCTGCCGTAGTTGATGGCCAGGCCCCGTTTCAGTCTGGCATTCGTCGGATCCGCTTCGGACAGCTCCCGGCTCAGCGCGAGCGCCTTGCCGTACTGCTCGCGCGCCTCCGCGAGCTGGTCCTGGGCCTGTGCCACCTTTCCCAGCTTGCTGTAGCTGACGCTCAGGCCCCACTTCAGCGTGGCATTCGTCGGTTCCGCTTCGGACAGCTCCCGGCTCAGCGCGAGCGCCTTCTCGTAATGCTCGCGCGCCTCCGTGAGCTGATTCCGCGCCTGGGCCACTTCTCCCAGCTTGTCGTGGTTGACGGCCAGGGACCGCTTCAACGTGGCATTCGCCGGTTCCGCTTCGGACAGCTCCCGGCTCAGCGCGAGCGCCTTCTCGTAATGCCCGCGTGCCTCCGCGAGCTGGTCCTGCGCCTGCGCTACCTTTCCCAGCCTGTTGTAGCCGATGGTCAGGCCCTGCTTCAGCGTGGCGCTCGTCGGTTCCGCTTCGGACAGCTCCTGGCTCAGCGCGAGCGCCTTCTCGTAATGCCCGCGCGCCTCCGCGAGCTGGCCCTGGGTTTGAGCGACATCCCCCAGATTCGAGTGGATGACGGCGAGCTCCTGTTTGTAGATGGGCTCATCTGGATCGGACGCGAGCAGACGCTCGATGATCGCGAGTGCCCGGCCGTATTCCTCGCTCGCGCTCACCGTGTTCTCGTGGCTCATGGCCACATCACCTCGTTGCAGGTGATTGCGGATGCTCTCGAGCTGGATGTCGGGTTCGTCGGTCGCTTCCAGGCTCTTCAAGAGCCCCTCCACTCCCTGCAACAATTCCTTGCGCACGGCCGCCGTGCCAGCGATGGGCCCCAGCTTCTTGCTCGTGACGAAGTGGATCTGCCTGGCCAGGCTGACCGCCTCTTCCAGGCGGTGCACCGCCATGGCCCGCTGGCGCGAGGCATAGAGGGCCAGCCCCGCGAACACCACCATCCCCACCGCCAGCGCCGCGCCCACGCACCACTGCCGTCTCACCCTCCGCCGCTCCCGCGCCTCGCTGGCTTCCAGGAACTCCCTCACCGAGGCCGTCAGCTGTCCCAGGTGCTCGCTC
This window contains:
- a CDS encoding serine/threonine-protein kinase; the encoded protein is MDHEESLLKSEPFEPRSLGPYQLQGVLGRGGMGVVYLGHHRDRNELVALKTVRGALESPLTRLQWEVRMLGRIQHPGVVRILDNGISGGLPWYAMELVKGRTLQHLIERSWRAEEPPLDAASPELPVLPLLKLVRSLCAPLAYLHGCGLVHRDLKPGNVFVREDGSVVLGDLGVAAAFSGAHGRELLQVDEARLGTLLYMAPEQILGDLVDARADLYSLGCILYECVTGFPPFVGVTSRAVRKQHLRQPPTPPSALLEEPLPERLEWLILKLLEKRPQDRLGYAQDVDRVLGELGVEAVRPAHLPRPRPYLYRSLFTGREDAVRSLRARLDALSQGRGDRVFIGGGSGVGKTRLAMEMAREAVFSELTVVTGECIPLGLSGTRVVATTRASPLHPFRPLLTLVVDRCRAWGEAETERILGPWGKVLVPFEPALDSLPCLRERPPPPPLANNEAERARIFTSLQEVLFAFGEEESLLFILDDLQWADELTLSFLKQLRYEDLAERGVLLLGTYRMEELREPLREVVSARALHLELGRLDESSIRSMVRGMLALDSLPPDFDGLVLQSEGNPFFVAEYLRAAIAEGLLYRDASGRWRLDERAPGSLEALALPESIAEIINRRLGGLDARARVMVELAAVLGRELDAELLLSTVPLSEPAGLEALETLRVRQVLEHVGGGRLRFIHDKLRELTYASLPPERRRQLHHRSAEALEQRHAREQDFALLFPSLAHHWAKAEVHERASRYFRLAGDRARATYANGQAISFYQSALSEAELLQGPDEDFRYLHESLGDMLALSGRQEEARAAYGEALARLSPDQKRERAGLYRKVGKTWETHHQHEAALRACDEAEAALGLPPSEPGEAGAEEAASGWWHEWVQIQVERIWVYYWMGGVEEMGALIDKVRLPVEARGTSAQRARFFQAILLWAFRRENYVLSAGTVHTARQAVEASEQAGDLSERATCRFFLAFALLFHGDLEESERQGLEGLRLAERVGDLTLQSRLLTYLLQVYRRRGLVSEARVWLERSLRVATEARMDDYVGAALATRAWVAWREQRLEDAERDARDAVERWRKLAARYSHFGGQWQALLLLLALESRRGEVEEAVERARMMLDPTQIPLPEPLAGALRAALEAWGQGQRQAALEHLRRAVGIAGELRFL
- a CDS encoding sigma-54-dependent transcriptional regulator, with the translated sequence MAQVLVVDDEVKLGKLVAEALELDGHAVTRVTGGRGALVELARGGFDVVLTDLRMPEVDGLEVLKAAQALPTPPSVVMMTAYGSAENAVAAMKAGAADYLTKPFAMDEVRLRVRRLAEQRAAETKSERLVRRLTPDLVAESPRMKQALGAARQVAASDASVVLLGESGTGKSQLARLIHYSSKRAAGPLVEVHCAALPETLLEGELFGHEKGAFTGATERKAGHLAAADGGTLFLDEIGEVTPATQVKLLRFLQEREFVPLGSTQARKVDVRVVAATNRDLVAAVREGRFREDFYYRLNVFSIEVPPLRERKEDIVPMARAFLSRKGLPASKLSKDAEARLTGYGWPGNVRELENALERALILSGEGDIAAEHVGAGGPSLSKGGGKAVRAADVLGEGFNLDAFERELLYAALERAGGNKTAAAKLLGITRRRLYSRLQSLGEKVTETEGD
- a CDS encoding LysE family translocator; the encoded protein is MFFTSLMAFAFGFIGSIPLTGPIAVLVFSLGVRKRYGVAVRVGLGAALAEALYATVAFWGFTTFLADRPVILPISHGVSAAVLALLGVYFFRWKPEAEEEVAPSSRWHVTGFLLGFTLSALNPTLLATWSAAVAFLYSRQLFTFSEVLALPFGAAAGAGVACWELLFVWLLRRYEDQLPRSALSWVVRAMGLLLLAAAFLAGRDLVRELAGAAR
- a CDS encoding phosphatase PAP2 family protein, which codes for MRHLRRVLHEKTLAGALRGEVHLRGVDVVILVSCSLAALALAGPARWAPGATESSVYFLALALGPLVLRTLESTFPQHRMLAFVASFWLLPVLSVSHGLLNPLVDAITPVLRDAQLAAMDQLLLGAQASVLLGHMVPPWLTEILMVCYYGHFIWPVALAGVLYFTGQRSSFDEYLLALSLFFSFNYFSYALVPAIGPRYFLSHAFSEPLVGLWLTPFLDSVMRTPPFARDCFPSGHTGVTLLVLLYAFRFERRVFRVMLLPGLGLIAATLVGRFHYLTDLLCAVPLVLVVVGLALVWSRAGSTSQSSPEPRAGVRTA
- a CDS encoding 2-hydroxychromene-2-carboxylate isomerase, with translation MNRPPLRFFFDYVSPYAYLAWTQLPALAARHGRTVELVPVLFAGMLNALGTTGPAEVPAKRFYIYKHTRRIAHELGVPFVMPASHPFNPLLALRVTAAVGDAEARHQLVSALYAAVWAGGGGLVEPERVRAVVASVGLDVRELLEAAQSPAVKDQVRRNTEELLALGGFGVPTVVADGELFFGVDSLGHLERFLRGEDPITPEEMERLRNLPVAASRI